The Laspinema palackyanum D2c genome window below encodes:
- a CDS encoding PstS family phosphate ABC transporter substrate-binding protein has product MNATAQRVLSGVKRWAAIAGVAALMTSCQNSNSQVLQPIIMDGSSTVYPITQAIADSYQETHPNPVPVTVEFSGTGGGFRKFCAGETTINNASRPISLEEMAACREAGVPYIELPIAFDAITLVVHPENTWVDHLTVEELKKIWEPQAQGKISKWNQVRSSWPNRPLTLFGPGRDSGTFDYFTEAIMGETDASRNDYTASEDDDVLVEGVRRDPNALGYFGYAYYEAQREGLKAIALDQGTGPIMPSRETVENAQYQPLSRPLFIYVNADAAQKNPALQAFVEFYLEKAPEIIPTVGYIPLPEEGYRLAYIHFHRHKVGTVFDGKAAFDLTIGELLTKQAKF; this is encoded by the coding sequence ATGAACGCAACAGCACAGCGGGTTTTGAGCGGCGTGAAACGGTGGGCGGCGATCGCGGGAGTAGCGGCCCTAATGACATCCTGCCAAAACAGCAATTCTCAAGTCTTACAACCCATCATCATGGATGGGTCTTCTACGGTGTATCCCATTACCCAGGCGATCGCCGACTCCTATCAAGAAACGCATCCCAATCCGGTTCCCGTCACGGTAGAATTCTCCGGGACCGGGGGTGGGTTTCGCAAATTCTGTGCCGGGGAAACCACGATTAATAATGCTTCCCGACCGATTAGCCTAGAAGAGATGGCTGCCTGTCGAGAAGCGGGCGTTCCCTATATCGAATTACCGATCGCCTTTGATGCTATTACCCTGGTTGTTCACCCGGAGAATACTTGGGTCGATCACCTCACGGTGGAGGAGTTAAAAAAGATATGGGAACCCCAGGCCCAAGGTAAAATTTCTAAATGGAATCAGGTGCGGTCCTCTTGGCCCAATCGCCCCTTAACCTTATTCGGTCCAGGCAGGGACTCCGGGACTTTTGACTATTTCACCGAGGCGATTATGGGGGAAACCGATGCCAGTCGGAATGACTATACCGCCAGTGAAGATGATGATGTGCTGGTGGAGGGCGTGCGTCGGGACCCCAATGCCCTCGGTTATTTCGGCTATGCCTACTATGAAGCACAGCGAGAAGGACTCAAGGCGATCGCCCTGGATCAGGGCACAGGGCCGATTATGCCCTCTCGGGAAACTGTGGAAAACGCCCAATATCAGCCCCTTTCCCGTCCCCTGTTTATTTATGTCAATGCCGACGCCGCCCAGAAGAATCCTGCACTTCAGGCTTTTGTCGAATTTTACCTAGAAAAAGCACCCGAAATTATCCCCACCGTCGGCTATATCCCCTTGCCCGAAGAAGGATACCGTTTGGCCTACATCCATTTTCACCGACATAAGGTCGGCACCGTCTTTGATGGCAAAGCTGCCTTTGATTTAACCATTGGCGAATTGCTGACCAAACAAGCCAAGTTTTAG
- the pstB gene encoding phosphate ABC transporter ATP-binding protein PstB — MPFDRQTANHQYQTEPQTEAILRTENLNVYYGETLALKGVNLNIPKKQITGFIGPSGCGKSTLLRCFNRLNDLISGFRIQGKCSYYNQDLYDKKIDPVEVRRRIGMVFQKPNPFPKSIYDNIAYGARVNRYKGNLDELVETSLRRAALWDEVKDKLKSNGLSLSGGQQQRLCIARAIAINPEIVLMDEPCASLDPISTMKVEELMQELKENYTIVIVTHNMQQASRSCDYTAFFNAQATEDGKRFGYLVEYDKTENIFQNPQQEATLEYVSGRFG, encoded by the coding sequence ATGCCTTTCGATCGGCAAACAGCCAATCATCAGTACCAAACTGAACCCCAAACAGAAGCCATTCTGCGAACGGAAAATCTGAACGTTTATTACGGAGAAACTCTCGCCCTCAAAGGGGTGAACCTGAATATCCCGAAAAAACAAATTACCGGATTTATTGGACCATCGGGATGTGGGAAAAGTACCTTACTCCGCTGCTTCAATCGTCTGAATGATTTGATTAGTGGATTCCGGATTCAGGGAAAATGTTCCTACTACAACCAAGACCTCTACGATAAAAAAATTGACCCAGTAGAGGTTCGTCGGCGGATTGGGATGGTGTTCCAAAAGCCGAATCCTTTCCCCAAATCTATCTATGACAATATCGCCTATGGAGCGCGAGTCAATCGGTATAAAGGTAATCTGGATGAATTGGTTGAAACTTCATTGCGTCGCGCTGCTTTATGGGATGAAGTAAAAGATAAATTAAAGTCCAATGGTTTATCTTTATCCGGGGGTCAACAGCAACGGTTATGTATCGCCCGGGCGATCGCCATTAATCCAGAAATCGTTCTCATGGACGAACCCTGCGCCTCCCTCGACCCGATTTCAACGATGAAAGTCGAAGAATTAATGCAGGAACTCAAAGAAAACTACACCATTGTGATTGTTACCCACAATATGCAGCAAGCCTCCCGGTCTTGCGATTATACGGCGTTTTTCAATGCCCAAGCCACCGAAGATGGGAAGCGCTTTGGCTATCTCGTTGAGTATGATAAAACGGAAAATATTTTCCAAAATCCCCAGCAAGAAGCGACCCTTGAGTATGTGAGCGGACGATTCGGGTAA
- the pstA gene encoding phosphate ABC transporter permease PstA, with product MRNYKTPRSLFVWVMTLLSGACLVITLIPLFAVMIYVTIKGFNRLNLDLFTQLPPSAGMQGGGIANAIAGTLIMVGIAAAISVPIGVFGAVYLSEFSSVQVARWIRFATNVLSGVPSIIVGIFAYGIIVLTTKQFSAFAGGVALSVLMLPIVVRTTDEALQIVPPDVRWASVGVGASNYQTVLRVVLPAALPAIITGLTLAIARAAGETAPLIFTALFTFFWPQGLFEPAPSLAVLVYNFASVPYASQQELAWAASLILVLLVLLTSILARWATRKSIY from the coding sequence ATGCGGAACTATAAAACGCCGCGATCGCTGTTTGTCTGGGTGATGACCCTATTATCCGGTGCTTGTTTAGTGATCACCCTGATCCCCTTATTTGCGGTGATGATTTATGTCACCATTAAAGGGTTTAACCGGCTGAATTTGGACTTATTTACTCAACTGCCGCCTTCTGCAGGGATGCAAGGAGGCGGGATTGCCAATGCGATCGCCGGGACTCTGATTATGGTGGGGATCGCGGCTGCCATTAGCGTGCCGATTGGGGTGTTTGGCGCGGTTTACTTGTCTGAGTTTAGTTCCGTTCAGGTCGCGCGGTGGATTCGCTTTGCCACCAACGTCCTGAGTGGGGTTCCCTCGATTATTGTCGGAATTTTTGCCTACGGTATCATTGTATTAACGACCAAACAGTTCTCGGCTTTTGCCGGTGGCGTGGCACTCTCGGTTTTGATGTTACCGATTGTTGTCAGAACCACCGATGAAGCCCTGCAAATCGTTCCTCCCGATGTGCGATGGGCGTCAGTGGGAGTGGGAGCCTCCAACTATCAAACCGTCTTGAGGGTGGTGTTACCGGCGGCCTTACCTGCTATTATCACAGGATTAACCCTGGCGATCGCCCGGGCTGCTGGAGAAACGGCTCCCTTAATTTTCACGGCTCTATTTACCTTTTTCTGGCCGCAAGGTTTGTTTGAACCAGCCCCCTCTCTGGCGGTGTTGGTTTATAACTTTGCCTCGGTTCCCTATGCCAGTCAACAAGAACTGGCTTGGGCAGCCTCATTGATTTTAGTGTTGTTGGTTCTACTCACAAGCATTTTGGCTCGCTGGGCCACTCGGAAAAGCATTTATTAA
- the pstS gene encoding phosphate ABC transporter substrate-binding protein PstS, producing the protein MMRLLNPIKPAQRAFSLSVIALTLGIGACQGPTATNTTAPGGNTAAEGGNAASGGTGKLALTQPVNLTGAGATFPAPIYQRWFQEFNQDNPQVRTNYQSVGSGAGVQQFSSGTVDFGASDVAMTDEEIQAMNREVLMLPMTAGGIVLAYNLPGVESGLKLPREVYVDILLGEITQWNDPRIAEANPGVTLPDQAIAVVYRSDGSGTTGVFTQHLSAISEKWKERVGEGKTVEWPTGIGGKGNEGVTASIQQTVGAIGYVEYGYAKNNNIPMAALENQSGNFIAPSGEAASKTLAAVELPDNLRSFIADPEGAESYPIVSYTWLLAYQEYSDPQKAQALEAVIEYALNEGQLLAPELGYIPLPANVRQKVAEKADAISAEYDIEVTE; encoded by the coding sequence ATCATGCGTTTACTGAATCCCATTAAACCGGCTCAAAGGGCCTTTTCCCTCTCAGTTATTGCACTGACCTTGGGGATCGGGGCTTGCCAGGGACCCACTGCCACCAACACCACAGCTCCCGGGGGCAATACAGCCGCTGAAGGGGGTAATGCCGCCTCTGGAGGGACCGGCAAACTCGCCTTAACCCAACCCGTCAACTTAACAGGTGCGGGAGCAACTTTTCCCGCGCCGATTTACCAACGTTGGTTTCAGGAATTTAATCAAGATAATCCCCAGGTTCGCACCAATTATCAATCCGTCGGGAGTGGGGCTGGGGTCCAGCAGTTTTCGTCAGGGACTGTAGATTTTGGGGCCAGCGACGTAGCTATGACGGATGAAGAGATCCAAGCTATGAACCGCGAGGTTCTGATGCTACCGATGACCGCCGGGGGCATCGTCTTGGCTTATAATTTGCCTGGAGTGGAAAGCGGACTGAAGCTTCCTCGGGAGGTCTATGTGGATATTTTATTGGGGGAGATTACCCAATGGAATGACCCGCGCATCGCCGAAGCGAATCCCGGGGTGACCTTACCCGATCAAGCGATCGCCGTGGTTTATCGTTCCGATGGAAGTGGAACCACAGGAGTGTTTACCCAACATCTCTCCGCGATTAGTGAAAAGTGGAAAGAGCGCGTCGGTGAAGGGAAAACCGTAGAATGGCCCACGGGAATTGGCGGAAAAGGGAACGAAGGGGTTACCGCTTCGATTCAACAAACCGTAGGCGCGATCGGATATGTTGAGTATGGCTACGCCAAAAACAATAATATCCCGATGGCGGCTTTAGAAAATCAATCCGGCAATTTTATTGCTCCCAGCGGCGAAGCGGCGAGTAAAACCCTCGCAGCGGTAGAACTCCCCGATAATCTGCGATCGTTCATTGCCGACCCCGAGGGAGCAGAATCTTATCCCATTGTTAGTTATACTTGGCTGCTGGCTTACCAAGAGTATTCCGATCCCCAAAAAGCTCAAGCTCTAGAAGCAGTGATTGAGTACGCATTGAATGAAGGACAACTGCTGGCCCCTGAGTTAGGTTACATTCCCCTCCCGGCGAATGTCAGACAGAAAGTGGCTGAGAAAGCGGATGCGATTAGTGCTGAGTATGACATTGAAGTAACCGAATAG
- the arsB gene encoding ACR3 family arsenite efflux transporter, translating into MNEANEPLRQPVKAGGKLSVFERYLTLWVFLCIIAGIVLGKLFPGVAVTLDAMSIYQVSIPIAICLFFMMYPIMVKIDFTQAANAVRAPKPVLLTLVVNWLIKPFTMVAFAQFFLGWLFRPLIVGTEIINNETIDIANSYIAGTILLGIAPCTAMVLMWGYLSFSNQGHTLVMVAINSLAMLFLYAPLGRWLLAANDLTVPWQTIVLSVLIYVGLPLAAGMYSRYWILKNKGRQWFEREFLKYLTPISITALLITLVLLFSFKGDLIVNNPLHILLIAVPLFLQTNFIFLISYVAALKLNIAYEDAAPAALIGASNHFEVAIATAVMLFGLNSGAALATVVGVLIEVPVMLMLVEVCKKTANWFPREPEKATLRDPRCFPSFK; encoded by the coding sequence GTGAATGAGGCAAACGAGCCGTTGAGGCAGCCTGTAAAAGCCGGTGGCAAACTGAGTGTTTTTGAGCGATACCTGACCCTGTGGGTCTTTCTGTGCATCATTGCAGGAATTGTTCTGGGAAAACTGTTTCCCGGTGTGGCAGTTACCCTCGATGCCATGAGCATCTATCAGGTGTCCATTCCGATCGCCATCTGCCTGTTTTTCATGATGTATCCGATCATGGTGAAAATCGATTTCACCCAGGCAGCCAATGCAGTGAGAGCACCGAAACCTGTGCTGTTGACCTTAGTTGTGAATTGGTTGATTAAACCCTTCACAATGGTGGCTTTTGCTCAATTTTTCTTGGGTTGGTTATTTCGTCCCCTGATTGTGGGTACGGAAATTATTAACAACGAGACCATTGACATTGCCAATTCTTACATCGCGGGAACCATTCTGTTAGGAATTGCCCCCTGTACAGCGATGGTGTTGATGTGGGGATATCTCTCTTTTAGCAATCAAGGACATACCTTGGTGATGGTGGCAATCAACTCCTTAGCCATGCTATTTTTGTATGCGCCTTTGGGGAGATGGTTGCTGGCGGCCAATGATTTAACCGTTCCCTGGCAAACCATTGTTTTATCGGTGCTGATTTATGTGGGATTGCCTTTGGCGGCAGGGATGTACAGCCGATATTGGATTTTAAAAAACAAAGGCCGTCAGTGGTTTGAACGGGAATTTTTGAAATATTTGACGCCGATTTCGATTACGGCATTGCTGATTACGTTGGTGTTGCTATTTTCGTTCAAGGGGGATTTAATTGTTAATAACCCCCTGCATATTCTATTGATTGCGGTGCCGTTGTTTCTCCAGACCAATTTTATTTTCCTCATCAGTTATGTGGCGGCCTTAAAACTGAATATTGCTTACGAAGATGCGGCACCGGCGGCTTTGATTGGGGCGAGTAATCATTTTGAGGTGGCGATCGCAACAGCGGTGATGCTGTTTGGCTTAAATTCTGGCGCAGCACTGGCAACAGTAGTGGGGGTTTTAATCGAAGTGCCGGTGATGTTAATGCTCGTAGAGGTTTGTAAGAAGACGGCGAACTGGTTTCCCCGAGAACCAGAGAAGGCGACGTTACGCGACCCCCGTTGTTTTCCGAGTTTCAAGTAA
- the arsC gene encoding arsenate reductase, glutathione/glutaredoxin type, translating into MKKVMFVCKRNSCRSQMAEGFAKTLGEGKIEVTSSGLESSRVHPTAVEVMEEIGVDITHQTSDPLSDFQAEDYDAVISLCGCGVNLPEAWVLREVFEDWELEDPDGKSLETFRAVRDEIKARVGKLIEAIATEVPA; encoded by the coding sequence ATGAAGAAAGTCATGTTTGTTTGCAAGCGCAATTCCTGCCGATCGCAAATGGCGGAAGGATTTGCTAAAACCTTGGGGGAGGGAAAAATTGAAGTCACCAGTTCGGGTTTAGAATCCAGTCGAGTCCATCCAACAGCGGTGGAGGTGATGGAAGAAATCGGGGTGGATATTACCCATCAAACCTCGGATCCGTTGAGTGATTTTCAGGCAGAGGATTATGATGCGGTGATTTCCCTGTGTGGTTGTGGGGTGAATTTACCCGAAGCGTGGGTATTGCGCGAGGTGTTTGAGGATTGGGAATTGGAAGACCCTGATGGGAAATCCTTAGAGACATTTCGGGCGGTGCGAGATGAGATTAAAGCGCGGGTGGGTAAACTGATCGAGGCGATCGCCACCGAAGTTCCGGCATAA
- a CDS encoding CBASS cGAMP-activated phospholipase, which produces MTYRILSIDGGGIRGVLAARMLQRIEERLQLPLRDHFDLIAGTSTGSMVGAAIAMGIPCKDIVQLYRKKSKKVFPYKSRWTLKRLPLLLKHGPSAPKFSEDGLIRMLKDLLGNKRLSDINQVKLLITSYDTISRSPIIFKSWKEKFANVPVWEACLCSASAPTFFPAHRLVIDGEVMSAIDGGLAANNPTACAVAEAIRLGHRLEDLEVISIGTGAATRVIPWEQARSWGTLQWIWGGRVVKVMTDAPCEVYHYITDYVIGDKSRYARLQFPLDRRLIHKPLSDDMDDASKENINNLVEAADAYMNLVEVVECLDMCLRKSEPPQIHIQERYKR; this is translated from the coding sequence ATGACTTATCGGATACTGAGCATCGATGGTGGCGGAATTCGTGGTGTATTAGCGGCGCGAATGTTACAACGGATTGAAGAACGACTGCAGTTGCCGCTACGAGATCATTTTGATTTAATTGCGGGAACTTCTACGGGATCAATGGTGGGTGCTGCGATCGCGATGGGAATTCCCTGCAAGGATATTGTCCAACTTTACCGGAAAAAGTCTAAAAAAGTCTTTCCCTACAAGAGCCGGTGGACCCTCAAGCGACTGCCCTTACTCTTAAAGCATGGCCCTTCTGCGCCTAAGTTCTCCGAAGACGGACTGATCCGAATGCTCAAAGATTTATTGGGCAATAAGCGGTTGTCCGATATTAACCAGGTGAAACTCTTAATTACCAGCTACGATACCATCAGCCGATCGCCCATCATTTTTAAAAGCTGGAAAGAGAAATTTGCTAACGTTCCAGTCTGGGAAGCTTGCCTCTGTTCCGCTTCTGCTCCCACCTTCTTTCCCGCACACCGATTAGTCATTGATGGAGAGGTGATGTCGGCCATTGATGGCGGTTTAGCGGCGAATAATCCCACCGCTTGTGCTGTGGCAGAAGCCATCCGCCTAGGTCATCGCTTAGAAGATTTGGAAGTGATTTCCATTGGAACAGGTGCAGCAACGCGAGTAATTCCCTGGGAACAAGCTCGCTCTTGGGGGACTCTGCAATGGATTTGGGGTGGGCGCGTCGTTAAAGTGATGACCGATGCACCTTGTGAAGTTTATCATTATATCACGGATTATGTGATTGGAGATAAATCTCGCTATGCTCGTCTCCAATTTCCCCTCGATCGCCGGTTAATTCATAAACCCTTGAGTGATGATATGGACGATGCCAGCAAGGAGAATATCAACAATTTAGTTGAAGCGGCTGATGCCTACATGAACTTGGTGGAAGTGGTGGAATGCTTGGATATGTGTTTGAGGAAATCTGAACCTCCTCAAATTCATATTCAGGAACGCTATAAACGGTAA
- the pstC gene encoding phosphate ABC transporter permease subunit PstC, whose translation MSKRAERMDMGEERAIQPRQQQERVMDTGFFWVTRIFAFAIAGILVWIAIQMARDAMPAVQAFGLNFFASSSWNPVRDQYGVWPMIYGTLVSSALGLLFAVPLGVGTAIFLSENFLPKSVQTVLVFMVELLAAIPSVVYGLWGIFVLIPFLQPIGIFLHKTLGFLPIFSTSPVGPGMLPAGIILTIMILPIITAISRDSLASLPPELRQASLGLGATRWETIIRILIPAAFSGIVGGIMLGLGRAMGETMAVTMIIGNSNDLKFSLLAPANTIASLLANQFAEASGLQISALMYAGLVLFLLTLVVNICAELIVRKVKKF comes from the coding sequence ATGAGTAAACGAGCTGAAAGGATGGATATGGGCGAGGAAAGAGCGATTCAACCTCGGCAACAACAAGAGCGCGTGATGGATACGGGGTTTTTCTGGGTCACGCGCATTTTTGCATTTGCGATCGCGGGGATTTTGGTTTGGATAGCCATCCAGATGGCGAGGGACGCGATGCCTGCGGTGCAAGCCTTTGGCTTGAATTTTTTCGCCTCAAGCTCCTGGAATCCGGTTCGGGATCAGTATGGAGTCTGGCCGATGATTTATGGGACCCTGGTCTCGTCAGCCCTGGGTTTACTGTTTGCAGTGCCCTTGGGAGTGGGGACTGCGATCTTTTTGAGTGAAAATTTTCTACCCAAATCAGTCCAGACCGTTCTGGTGTTTATGGTGGAATTGTTAGCCGCCATTCCGAGCGTGGTTTATGGATTATGGGGAATTTTTGTCCTGATTCCCTTCCTGCAACCGATTGGGATTTTTTTGCATAAGACCTTGGGCTTTTTGCCGATTTTTTCTACAAGTCCAGTGGGACCGGGGATGTTACCCGCCGGGATCATTTTAACGATTATGATTTTGCCGATTATTACGGCAATCTCTCGGGACTCGTTGGCATCCCTGCCACCGGAGTTGCGGCAGGCATCCCTAGGGTTAGGGGCGACACGCTGGGAAACGATTATTAGAATTTTAATTCCAGCCGCATTTTCTGGAATTGTGGGTGGGATTATGTTGGGATTGGGCCGTGCGATGGGAGAAACGATGGCCGTTACCATGATTATTGGGAATTCTAACGACCTAAAATTCTCTCTGCTGGCTCCAGCAAATACGATCGCCTCCCTGTTGGCCAATCAGTTTGCAGAAGCCTCGGGCTTGCAAATTTCGGCTTTGATGTATGCGGGTTTGGTTTTATTCCTGCTGACCTTAGTGGTGAATATTTGTGCCGAGTTAATTGTTCGGAAAGTCAAGAAGTTTTAG